The following proteins are encoded in a genomic region of Magnolia sinica isolate HGM2019 chromosome 1, MsV1, whole genome shotgun sequence:
- the LOC131217154 gene encoding mitochondrial carrier protein CoAc2 has translation MVGGGDGEEGRFLQGAMDSMPVFAKELVAGGVAGGFAKTVVAPLERVKILFQTRRAEFQSIGLWGSFRKIAKTEGLLGFYKGNGASVARIVPYAALHYMAYEQYRRWIILTLPGIGRGPVLDLVAGSVAGGTAVLFTYPLDLVRTKLAYQVVGSSRLNIGGQLHTEPIYKGISDCVSKIYRQGGIRGLYRGAAPSLYGIFPYSGLKFYFYEEMKSHVPEGHKKDIMVNLVCGSVAGLLGQTITYPLDVVRRQMQVQTLSAATRGEVKGTLETLVMITQKQGWRQLFSGLSINYMKVVPSVAIGFTVYDAMKTWLRVPARDDKAIEVATETRNTHEPPSIHS, from the exons ATGGTGGGAGGAGGAGACGGCGAGGAGGGGCGATTCTTGCAAGGGGCTATGGATTCGATGCCCGTCTTCGCCAAGGAACTCGTTGCTGGGGGCGTCGCGGGCGGGTTTGCGAAGACGGTCGTCGCTCCGCTTGAGCGTGTCAAGATCTTGTTTCAG ACCAGAAGAGCAGAGTTTCAGAGTATAGGATTGTGGGGATCTTTCAGAAAGATTGCAAAGACAGAAGGTTTATTGGGGTTTTATAA AGGAAATGGAGCTAGTGTTGCTCGAATTGTGCCTTATGCAGCTTTGCATTACATGGCTTATGAGCAATATCGCCGATGGATTATACTCACTTTGCCTGGTATTGGAAGAGGTCCTGTTCTTGATCTCGTGGCTGGGTCCGTTGCTGGAGGAACAGCAGTTCTTTTCACTTATCCCCTTGATTTAGTCCGGACTAAGTTGGCATATCAG GTTGTTGGATCATCAAGGTTGAATATCGGAGGGCAATTGCACACTGAGCCGATTTATAAAGGAATTTCAGATTGTGTTTCAAAGATTTATAGACAGGGTGGCATAAGAGGCCTCTATCGCGGTGCAG CCCCATCACTGTATGGAATCTTTCCTTATTCTGGATTGAAATTTTATTTCTAtgaggagatgaaatcccatgTTCCTGAGGGCCACAAGAAGGATATCATGGTTAACCTTGTATGCGGTTCCGTTGCTGGCTTATTGGGTCAGACAATAACCTATCCTCTGGATGTTGTCAGGCGTCAAATGCAG GTACAAACTCTATCAGCAGCGACCAGAGGAGAAGTGAAGGGTACATTGGAGACCCTTGTTATGATCACTCAAAAGCAGGGGTGGAGGCAGCTTTTTTCGGGGCTGAGCATCAATTACATGAAG GTAGTGCCGTCAGTGGCAATTGGTTTCACCGTCTATGATGCTATGAAGACATGGCTGAGAGTTCCGGCCCGTGATGACAAGGCCATTGAGGTAGCAACAGAAACAAGAAATACTCATGAACCACCATCCATTCATTCCTGA
- the LOC131217160 gene encoding inorganic pyrophosphatase 1-like, translated as MAEIVVVFDFDKTIIDCDSDNWVIDDMGATQLFEELLPTIPWNSLMDRMMRELHSQGKTIEEIADCLKRAPLYPQIITAIKSAYALGCDLRIVSDANLFFIETILKHHGLIHYFSEINTNPSFVDEDGKLRIFPYHDFTSSPHGCTCSHCPPNMCKGLIMERIRASVLKDGKKRFIYLGDGKGDFCPSLKLGERDHVMPRRNYPLWDLICDNPLLLEAEIHEWGNAEELERVLLHLINEISSVEDTNNNINSSQLLSIDCKFKTIPVSSHEVLPRPLPMPH; from the exons ATGGCCGAGATTGTGGTAGTTTTCGATTTCGACAAGACGATCATCGACTGCGATAGCGATAATTGGGTGATTGACGATATGGGTGCAACCCAGCTCTTCGAAGAGCTTCTTCCTACCATCCCATGGAATTCTCTGATG GATAGAATGATGCGAGAGCTTCACTCTCAAGGAAAGACTATTGAAGAAATTGCAGATTGTTTGAAAAGGGCTCCTCTATACCCACAGATTATCACAGCCATCAAATCAGCTTATGCTCTTGG GTGTGATTTGAGGATAGTGAGCGACGCCAATCTCTTCTTCATTGAGACAATCCTCAAACACCATGGGCTGATCCATTACTTCTCGGAAATCAACACAAACCCAAGTtttgtagatgaagatgggaAGCTTAGGATCTTCCCTTACCATGATTTCACCTCTTCTCCTCATGGCTGCACCTGCAGCCACTGCCCCCCAAACATGTGCAAG GGTCTTATCATGGAGCGAATTCGTGCATCTGTGCTCAAGGACGGGAAGAAGCGGTTCATCTACCTGGGCGATGGAAAGGGTGATTTCTGCCCCTCTTTGAAGCTAGGAGAAAGAGACCATGTGATGCCGAGGAGGAACTACCCCTTGTGGGATCTCATTTGTGATAATCCATTGCTTCTCGAGGCAGAGATCCATGAATGGGGCAATGCAGAAGAGCTTGAGAGAGTTCTACTTCATCTCATAAATGAAATCTCTTCTGTTGAAGACACCAACAACAACATCAACTCTTCTCAGTTGCTTTCAATTGATTGCAAGTTCAAGACAATTCCAGTCTCTTCACATGAAGTTCTTCCACGGCCTCTCCCAATGCCTCACTAA